A genome region from Candidatus Zixiibacteriota bacterium includes the following:
- a CDS encoding GPW/gp25 family protein, translating to MEYLSLPLVLNQGYLSRCTLEESIIYSVGLILSTRLGQLPFAPEYGSEIWEREFSDLVTSNKADMRGNFRNAIDKYEKRLYNVSVSILQTQDGKAAALGLIAEVTGNYMDGNEEKTLRNSFRIG from the coding sequence ATGGAATACCTCTCACTACCGCTGGTACTCAATCAAGGGTACCTTTCCCGATGTACGCTCGAAGAATCAATCATATATTCTGTAGGCCTTATACTGAGTACGCGCTTGGGGCAGTTGCCCTTTGCCCCTGAGTACGGAAGCGAGATATGGGAGCGTGAGTTTTCCGATCTGGTGACTTCCAATAAAGCTGACATGCGGGGCAATTTTCGCAACGCCATCGATAAATATGAGAAACGTCTCTATAATGTTTCGGTCTCAATTTTGCAAACTCAAGACGGCAAAGCTGCAGCCCTGGGATTGATTGCGGAAGTTACCGGCAACTACATGGACGGTAACGAAGAAAAAACACTCAGAAATAGTTTTCGCATAGGTTGA
- a CDS encoding type VI secretion system baseplate subunit TssG, whose amino-acid sequence MTTANESVMPDLCHRRFPFHCVTALVLLKKLGVDVTQVNMRAVGCYENYKGEVLEQSPAPGTPLTSGVSISLDIGQWSAVDILPYQFFYGMTGITNRTGGWEDDARALMAPFDAAIVRGKANADFEMLKYALSTIDYQHLKRFLGLFDIDHRRDMADRREANFWAALMPTHHLWAGNPVLISRILQHMFGHKFSIHENMPSSQNIPPAIRSRLGTKYSRLSSELVLGKSFTEYDSTYNIICETRSDDIKNWLPGKKKRKKLERILNMCMPGNLEYWIRIRVKRDPLVLGATSGKAYLGYGTFISGHDVRAYRQQA is encoded by the coding sequence ATGACTACCGCTAATGAATCGGTGATGCCCGATCTGTGTCACCGTCGTTTCCCGTTTCATTGTGTGACAGCGCTTGTGCTACTGAAAAAACTGGGCGTCGATGTGACTCAGGTTAATATGCGGGCGGTGGGTTGCTATGAAAATTACAAGGGGGAAGTGCTGGAACAGTCCCCGGCACCGGGAACGCCCCTGACATCGGGAGTCAGCATTTCACTCGATATCGGTCAATGGAGCGCTGTCGATATCCTTCCCTACCAATTTTTCTACGGTATGACTGGTATCACCAACCGCACCGGAGGCTGGGAAGACGATGCTCGAGCGTTGATGGCTCCCTTTGATGCAGCCATAGTCCGCGGAAAAGCCAACGCCGATTTCGAAATGCTGAAATACGCCCTGTCCACCATCGACTACCAACACTTGAAACGCTTTCTGGGATTATTCGATATTGATCATCGGCGCGACATGGCCGACCGACGTGAGGCCAACTTCTGGGCCGCTCTGATGCCGACCCACCACCTTTGGGCCGGTAACCCTGTTTTGATTTCTCGTATTTTACAACATATGTTCGGACACAAATTCTCTATTCATGAAAATATGCCATCGTCTCAGAATATTCCCCCCGCAATTCGATCACGATTGGGGACTAAATACTCCCGACTCAGTTCTGAACTCGTGCTCGGTAAGTCGTTTACCGAATACGATTCGACTTATAATATCATTTGTGAGACTCGCTCGGACGACATCAAAAACTGGCTGCCGGGAAAGAAAAAGCGAAAGAAATTGGAGAGGATTTTAAATATGTGTATGCCCGGGAATCTTGAATATTGGATTCGCATCCGGGTGAAACGAGACCCGTTGGTCCTGGGCGCAACATCCGGTAAGGCGTATCTTGGCTATGGAACCTTCATCTCAGGACATGATGTGCGTGCGTATCGTCAACAAGCTTGA